A window of the Lactuca sativa cultivar Salinas chromosome 5, Lsat_Salinas_v11, whole genome shotgun sequence genome harbors these coding sequences:
- the LOC111878153 gene encoding uncharacterized protein LOC111878153 → MNENNMNPPTAVEPTSNSLKEALCAQQRLLQKLYNELDVEREAAATAASEALSMILRLQGEKAAVKMEAEQYKRLAEEKMNHAEESFQVFEEIMYHKEMEIASLDYQVQAYRYKLVSLGIDDLGANEFKFPENLLQRNETLVGETSSDVHGITKKNTPPPKRLKLSNLKKGTATLKRDRSIQDDSDTIAKIVEESSREREDENNQAFEFGLKTEGSTSVDINSYLEQIRKLDKLVEEMAGEQNFCSFAKTSRSSSVRSKLNELDRTQSAMNFQKWTDEKVSSNTCSTSVHDVFEVPQIKGYEKPYEKDEEKSIKDDEKSKKLVAFHIEPVKSYEKEEFFSGKKPLLPKHKDKKVFLPGDGINVDCHMALFRHATCAAEIAEIAEAAEAETENENVEQNVRQEGQELRLLYEIRDKLNSIQSDIRSKNTKVNKSSPNCDLPMLQLREAMMHFWF, encoded by the exons ATGAATGAGAACAACATGAATCCACCAACAGCGGTTGAACCCACCAGCAACAGTTTAAAAGAAGCACTTTGTGCTCAACAACGCCTCCTCCAAAAACTTTACAATGAATTGGATGTTGAAAGAGAAGCTGCTGCTACCGCAGCCAGTGAAGCATTATCCATGATACTTCGTCTTCAAGGAGAAAAAGCCGCTGTAAAAATGGAAGCCGAACAATACAAAAGGTTAGCAGAGGAGAAAATGAATCATGCCGAGGAATCTTTCCAGGTATTTGAAGAAATTATGTACCATAAAGAAATGGAAATCGCTTCTTTAGATTACCAAGTTCAAGCCTATCGTTACAAGCTAGTAAGCTTAGGAATCGATGATCTTGGAGCCAACGAATTCAAATTCCCTGAGAATTTATTACAACGAAATGAAACCCTAGTTGGGGAAACAAGCTCAGATGTTCATGGTATCACCAAAAAGAACACTCCACCTCCAAAACGTTTAAAGTTATCAAATTTGAAAAAGGGTACTGCTACTCTTAAAAGGGATAGATCGATACAAGATGATTCTGATACGATTGCAAAAATAGTGGAAGAAAGTTCACGTGAACGTGAAGATGAAAATAATCAAGCTTTTGAATTTGGTTTGAAGACCGAAGGTTCTACATCTGTCGATATCAATTCGTATTTGGAACAAATACGAAAATTAGATAAATTAGTAGAAGAAATGGCGGGAGAGCAGAACTTTTGTTCGTTTGCTAAaacttcaagatcttcatcagtTCGTTCTAAACTTAACGAATTGGATCGAACGCAAAGTGCAATGAATTTCCAAAAGTGGACAGATGAAAAAGTATCTTCCAATACATGTTCGACAAGTGTccatgatgtctttgaagttcctCAGATTAAGGGATATGAAAAACCATATGAGAAAGACGAAGAGAAATCGATTAAAGATGATGAAAAAAGTAAAAAGTTGGTTGCTTTTCATATAGAACCTgtaaaatcatatgaaaaggaagaATTTTTTTCAGGGAAAAAGCCTTTACTTCCGAAACATAAAGACAAAAAGGTGTTTTTGCCTGGAGATGGTATTAATGTTGACTGCCATATGGCGCTATTTCGGCATGCCACGTGTGCTGCTGAGATTGCTGAGATAGCTGAGGCGGCTGAGGCTGAAACTGAAAATGAAAACGTAGAGCAAAATGTAAGACAAGAGGGACAAGAATTGAGATTGTTGTATGAGATTCGTGACAAATTAAATTCAATACAATCGGATATTAGAAGCAAAAacacaaaagtcaacaagtctTCTCCAAATTGCGACTTACCCATGCTTCAACTTAGAGAG GCAATGATGCATTTCTGGTTTTGA
- the LOC111878154 gene encoding uncharacterized protein LOC111878154 yields the protein MTGRREELREFWSLKGGRCVKYGNNSYDMIKGYGMITNGEFSIRKVDYMEGLQHNLISVSQLVVGIGLKVSFDDEGSEIIEKRTKKILLKSERKGEMYLLNLNPIKGKPTICLLSKKSEATPKLMVFIKQVELQLRKVVRNIRSDNGLEFKNKDFEEFLDEKGVTHNFSSPYTPPQNGIVERRNRSQCEAARTMLSFASLPLYFWADAIVAACYTQNRSFLNKRFSITPYTILNNCKPNVKFFHVFGLRCFIFNSKENRNKFDEYMLLFDEPERAIHSEAKATDNEIYSLKKIIDEAAKYMESEPQQPTKKKTQSEPTVASDQAAANDPPKESTTIQGEGSSTPKTTNIPF from the exons ATGACAGGAAGGAGGGAAGAGCTTAGGGAGTTTTGGTCCCTTAAGGGTGGTAGATGTGTTAAATATGGAAACAACTCATACGACATGATCAAAGGGTATGGGATGATCACCAACGGAGAATTCTCAATAAGAAAAGTAGACTAcatggaaggactacaacacaacctcatcagtgtttctcAACTAGTCGTGGGAATCggtttgaaagtatcatttgatgatgagggctCAGAGATAATTGAAAAGCGAACGAAGAAAATTCTGTTGAAATCTGAGCGCAAAGGGGAAATGTATCTTCTAAATCTCAACCCGATAAAAGGAAAGCCAACAATATGCTTGCTGTCGAAG aaatctgaggcgactcccaagCTGATGGTTTTTATCAAGCAGGTGGAGTTGCAGCTGCGAAAGGTGGTCAGAAACATAAGAAGCGATAACggtctggagttcaaaaataaagacttTGAAGAGTTTCTGGATGAAAAGGGAGTAACTCATAACTTCTCTTCTCCTTATACTCCACCACAGAATGGGAtagttgaaaggcgaaaccgttCACAGTGTGAAGCTGCACGAACCATGCtgagtttcgcttctcttccatTATACTTCTGGGCAGATGCTATAGTCGCTGCTTGTTACACTCAGAATCGGTCCTTCCTTAACAAGCGATTTTCCATCACTCCATACACGATTTTGAACAATTGCAAGCCAAATGTAaagtttttccacgtgttcggtttAAGATGCTTCAtattcaactccaaagagaaccGAAACAAATTTGATG AGTACATgctgctctttgatgaaccagagaggGCGATCCATTCAGAAGCGAAAGCAACAGATAACGAAATCTATTCATTGAAGAAAATTATTGATGAAGCTGCCAAATACATGGAAAGCGAACCTCAACAACCAACCAAGAAGAAAACACAAAGCGAACCTACTGTAGCAAGTGATCAAGCAGCTGCTAATGACCCTCCAAAAGAAAGCACTACAatccagggggagggttcgtctACACCAAAAACTACCAACATACCTTTCTAG